CGGTAGGGTGGGTTACGCCGAGCAGATGCGCTTCGCACATCTGCAGGGCTAACCCACCCTACGCACCTTCTGTTACGCCATCACCCGCTGCGGCAACAGCTCGGCGATCTGCACCGCGTTCAGCGCGGCGCCCTTGAGCAGCTGATCGGCCGCCACGAACATCGAGATCGAATGCCCCGAGGGATCGCTGAGATCCTTGCGGATGCGGCCGACCAGGACGTCGTCCTGGCCCGAGGCGTCGATCGGCATCGGAAAGTAGTTCTTCACGCGATCGTCGACGACCTTCACGCCGGGCGCCTGCGCCATGATGGCGCGGACCTGGTTCTCGGTGATCTCCTTCTCGCATTCGAAGGTGATGGCCTCGCAATGCGCGCGCAGCACCGGCACGCGGACGCAGGTCACGCCAATGGCGATCTTGTCGTCCTCGAAGATCTTGTGCGTTTCCTTGATGACCTTGGTCTCTTCGTCGTTGTAGCCGGTCTCGGGATCGACGGCCGTGTTGTGGTTGAAGAGATTGAAGGCGTACGGGTGCGGCATCACCCTGGGCGTATAGACCTGCCCGTTGAGATTGGCGCGGGTGGACTCGACGAGCTCGTCCATTGCGGCGGTGCCGGCGCCGGAGGCTGCCTGATAGGTCGAGATGATGACGCGCTTGATGCGGTTCTTCTGATGGATCGGCCACAGCGGCACCAGTGCGGTGATCGCGGCGCAGTTCGGGTTGGCGATGATGCCCTTGTGGTCGCGGATGCGGTTGCCGTTGACCTCGGGGATCACCAGCGGAACGTTCGGGTCCATGCGGAAGGCGGAGGAGTTGTCGACGACGACGGCGCCGGCCTTGACCGCGATCGGCGCGAACTTCTTCGAGATGCCGCTGCCGGCAGAGAACAGCGCGATGTCGACGCCCTCGAAGGCGCGCTCGGTCAGCTCCTCGATGACGACGTCCTGACCGCGGAACGAGACCGTCTTCCCGGCGGAGCCGGCGCTGGCGAGCGCCTTGAGCTTACTGATGCGAAAGCCGCGCTTGTCCATGGTGGCGATGAATTCGGCGCCCACCGCACCGGTGACGCCGACAATCGCGACGACGGGATCGTTACTCACTGTGTCCTCCATTGAGATCGATTTAGACAACAAAAAAGCCCCGGACCATCATGGGCGGGGCTTCGGTAGAGCTGATGCGTTTCAGTCGACGACTACGCGCGCACGCCTCCCCGGGCCCCGAAGGCCGTGGTGGTTTTGGTCGTGCGTTTGGTGGTCGTGAACATGGCGGCGACTTATGCGGGAGAGTCTTGCGCCCGTCAATGGCTTTTGGGCGGGATTGTGGCCCGCACTACTTGCCCCGTACGCCCGGCGGCTCGAGGAGGACCTCCTTGAGGTCGTCGCCGCTGATGACGACGATCGCGAAATTGAGCCGGCCGCGGTCGCGCACCAGACCGCCGCTGATGGCCTTGCCCGACGCCGCCTGCTCGGCGACGCGCACCGCATCTGCCAGGCGATGCCTGATGGTGCCGAGTGCTGCGAGATTGCTGCGATCCTCGTGGTCTAGTTCGGCCAGAGGGAGGGCAGCTTCGCCGCCCATGAGCTCGCCGGTCGCCGCGTTGATGGTGTGGCGCCAGATCCGGTCGTTGTGCAGGGTTTTCACCCGGTACACCGGTACGCCCGAGCCGCCGTCGAAGCTGATATCCGCGGTCGTGGCGCCGGCATGACGGGCTTCCGCAATCGCCATGGCCTGGCTGATCGAGATCGACGAGCCGCGGAAGCGTTCGATCTCGCGGCTGACGGCCTGGCGGTCCGCCGCGGCGTCCCCATCTGTCTCGCTGTGGAGGGTAGTGGGTGTGCCGTCCGCCGAGACGATCGCTCGGGCCGGCGCTGCGACGAGCAGCCCCAACGACAGGGCAATCGCCAGCAAGCCGTACATCCCTGGTCTCGATGCGCTCATGGTCCAAACCTTCGGCCGGCAGGTCTTGTACGGGTAGGTCTTGTGCGAGTAGCTCTTAGCCAACGAGTCTGCCGGATGTTCGTAAAGAAATCGCGGCCGACCGTGGGCAACGGCCGGCCGCGGAGCGCTGTGGCGGGCTGTACCCGTCGCGGCGATCCAAGCGGTTCGGTCCTCTTTTGGGGCTGGTGAAAAAAGTGGCCCGCACCGCTCTATAAACAAAACCATACCGTATCGTTTTATTTCGGTCAACGGAAAGACCCTCGTTCCCAGGGGATGGACGCGCAGTCTCACGGAAATGTCAGCGGGAGGAGCGGCGCCGTTGCGGAGCTTTGGCTGTGTCTTTTGCAGTTTCTTTGAGCCGGTCGGCGGGTCCGAGCGCGCCGGCCAGGAACAGCTTGATCGCCGCGCGCATCCGCTTTTCGGCGGCTTTGAATTCCATCGGCGTGCCGAACGTCGCCATGCGGTGAGTGTGGCCGACGACAACGTCGAGGAACACTTCGGCCGCGATCGTGGTGTCGTCGACGTCGAGCGCGCCTTGCGCCGCCAGATGGTCGAAGAAGCGCGTGGTCGTAGCGACGGCCTTGAGCCAGCCTTCTTCCTTGCCGAGCTTGGCGATGTCAGGGAAGTTGATGGCTTGCGACGTCATCATGCGGCTGAAGGCCATGGCGTCGGGCCCGCAGGTGAAATTGAGCATTTCGCGCCCGATCTCCACCAGCCGCTGTTCGACCGAAATGTCGGACGAGCTGCCCAGCTGCATCTCGGCTGCAGCCGACAGCGGCGCAAGCCAGCGCGCAATCTCGCGCCTCAGCACCGCCGTGAACAGC
This portion of the Bradyrhizobium diazoefficiens genome encodes:
- a CDS encoding TetR/AcrR family transcriptional regulator → MGLAVAKARTAAPRREASKSRGGRPTKSAAIERDQRLIEVATRLFLDRGFDATSLDAVAEAARVSKPTVYSRYGDKRGLFTAVLRREIARWLAPLSAAAEMQLGSSSDISVEQRLVEIGREMLNFTCGPDAMAFSRMMTSQAINFPDIAKLGKEEGWLKAVATTTRFFDHLAAQGALDVDDTTIAAEVFLDVVVGHTHRMATFGTPMEFKAAEKRMRAAIKLFLAGALGPADRLKETAKDTAKAPQRRRSSR
- a CDS encoding aspartate-semialdehyde dehydrogenase produces the protein MEDTVSNDPVVAIVGVTGAVGAEFIATMDKRGFRISKLKALASAGSAGKTVSFRGQDVVIEELTERAFEGVDIALFSAGSGISKKFAPIAVKAGAVVVDNSSAFRMDPNVPLVIPEVNGNRIRDHKGIIANPNCAAITALVPLWPIHQKNRIKRVIISTYQAASGAGTAAMDELVESTRANLNGQVYTPRVMPHPYAFNLFNHNTAVDPETGYNDEETKVIKETHKIFEDDKIAIGVTCVRVPVLRAHCEAITFECEKEITENQVRAIMAQAPGVKVVDDRVKNYFPMPIDASGQDDVLVGRIRKDLSDPSGHSISMFVAADQLLKGAALNAVQIAELLPQRVMA
- a CDS encoding PepSY domain-containing protein; its protein translation is MSASRPGMYGLLAIALSLGLLVAAPARAIVSADGTPTTLHSETDGDAAADRQAVSREIERFRGSSISISQAMAIAEARHAGATTADISFDGGSGVPVYRVKTLHNDRIWRHTINAATGELMGGEAALPLAELDHEDRSNLAALGTIRHRLADAVRVAEQAASGKAISGGLVRDRGRLNFAIVVISGDDLKEVLLEPPGVRGK